The sequence ACATGAGTAATATCTACATCCTCAAAGCAACGTAGTACGTGCAAAATAGCATCAACCTCTCGTATGTGAGATAAAAACTTATTACCCAGTCCTTCACCTTTACTCGCCCCTTTTACCAAACCGGCAATATCGACAACTTCTATATAAGTAGGAATAATTTTAGTAGAATTAGCAATAGCTGCCAACTCATTTAGCCTATCATCCGGTACTGATACTATAGCAGAATTTGGCTCTATAGTGCAGAAAGGATAATTAGCTGCTTCTGCTGCAATACTAGAAGTTAAAGCATTAAATAAAGTTGATTTTCCTACATTTGGTAAACCAACAATACCACATCTTAGTGTCATAAATCTTTCCTTAAATAATATCCTTCCGAATCTTTATCATATCCCCTTCTTGTAAACTCTAATTTAAACCCTAATTTTTCATAAAATGGTCTGGCTTGCCAATCGGTAGTATTTAAAGTCATAAATTTACAATTACGTTCTCGTGCTAGATTTTCTGCCTTGGACATTAGTAAAGTACCGTGATTCTGACCTCGAAAATCTTCAGAAACCCATAACGTATCAACGTATAAACAACCATAAATAAGTACACCTTTTATACCAGCGACAAAGTTTTTATCATTATCAAAACACGAGAAGGAAAATGATTGGACAGCATCAAGACCCTTC comes from Candidatus Tisiphia endosymbiont of Nemotelus nigrinus and encodes:
- a CDS encoding GNAT family N-acetyltransferase; translation: MKQQLTCVYADDMDAQYSKIMQDGLDELAKNKKGLDAVQSFSFSCFDNDKNFVAGIKGVLIYGCLYVDTLWVSEDFRGQNHGTLLMSKAENLARERNCKFMTLNTTDWQARPFYEKLGFKLEFTRRGYDKDSEGYYLRKDL